In Anaerolineae bacterium, one genomic interval encodes:
- a CDS encoding glycosyltransferase family 2 protein, with product MTVAIIIVTWNVRDLALEAVRTAREDLARNGPEGQIWVVDNASTDGTVEAIRARFPDVQVIASTENLGFAAGNNLALRMLGFGQTATADLPEAVFLLNPDTLVQDRAIRTLYEALFAAPTHGLVGARLTYGDGSFQHSAFAFPGVLQTAFDLLPLPPRLYNTRLNGRYPRQLYERGEPFRVDFVLGATMMLRCEVIQQVGMFDEQFFMYCEEIDWAMRIQRAGWQVLCVPGAQVIHLEGRSTSQVRPQSYLNLWRSRFQLYRKHYSPLKVAAIRAVVRLGMSRRLRQLAQDRALDAAQRVALAEAYRAIAAL from the coding sequence GTGACGGTCGCTATCATCATTGTGACCTGGAACGTGCGCGATCTGGCTTTGGAAGCAGTGCGCACAGCCAGGGAAGACCTGGCGCGGAACGGCCCGGAAGGGCAGATCTGGGTGGTAGACAACGCCTCCACGGATGGCACCGTGGAGGCGATTCGTGCACGCTTCCCGGATGTGCAGGTGATTGCCAGCACAGAAAACCTGGGTTTTGCCGCCGGGAATAATCTGGCGCTGCGGATGCTGGGCTTCGGACAGACGGCTACTGCGGATCTGCCGGAGGCGGTATTCCTGTTGAATCCGGACACGCTGGTGCAAGATCGCGCCATTCGCACGCTCTATGAGGCGTTGTTTGCCGCGCCAACTCACGGTCTGGTTGGCGCGCGCCTGACTTATGGCGATGGCAGCTTCCAGCACAGTGCTTTCGCCTTCCCCGGCGTGCTGCAGACAGCCTTTGACCTGCTGCCATTGCCGCCGCGGTTATATAACACCCGGCTAAACGGTCGCTATCCGCGCCAACTGTACGAACGAGGGGAGCCGTTCCGGGTGGATTTTGTTCTGGGCGCGACGATGATGTTACGCTGTGAGGTGATTCAGCAGGTGGGGATGTTTGACGAGCAGTTCTTTATGTACTGTGAGGAAATCGACTGGGCCATGCGCATCCAGCGGGCGGGCTGGCAGGTGCTCTGTGTACCCGGGGCGCAGGTCATTCATCTGGAGGGGCGCAGCACCTCTCAGGTGCGACCGCAAAGCTACCTGAATCTGTGGCGCAGCCGCTTTCAACTGTACCGCAAGCACTATTCCCCCCTGAAGGTTGCGGCGATCCGGGCTGTGGTGCGGCTGGGGATGAGCCGCAGGCTACGCCAGCTGGCGCAGGACCGGGCGCTGGATGCAGCACAGCGTGTAGCGTTGGCTGAAGCGTACCGGGCAATAGCAGCACTATGA
- a CDS encoding CpaF family protein, with the protein MDIKTRVQNKLLAELDPSMDMTRQGEIHATMEELFQTILAEENIVLSRAERQRLFDQIKAEILGLGPLEPLLADETITEIMVNGPKNIYIEREGKIYHTNATFESEEHVLRILERIVAPLGRRIDESQPYVDARLMDGSRVNAVIRPISLIGPTITIRKFAKQPLTVDDLIRFGTVTQQIIDFLRACVIARLNIIVSGGTGSGKTTLLNVLSGFIPNDERIITIENAAELQLRQDHVVTLESRPPNIEGKGEITIRDLVVNSLRMRPDRIIVGECRSGEALDMLQAMNTGHDGSLTTLHSNSPRDTLARLEVMCLMAGMDLPVRAIREQIASAVNLICHEERVRDGSRKIVKITEIQGMEGDVIVMSDIFEFEQTGIEAGKIIGRIRPTGLRPKFIDRIEAVGIHLPPSVFGVGQRY; encoded by the coding sequence ATGGACATCAAGACCAGGGTCCAAAACAAGCTGCTCGCGGAACTCGACCCGTCCATGGACATGACTCGCCAGGGGGAAATCCACGCCACCATGGAGGAATTGTTCCAGACCATCCTGGCGGAGGAAAATATCGTTCTCAGCCGGGCTGAACGCCAGCGGCTCTTTGACCAGATCAAAGCCGAAATCCTGGGGCTTGGGCCACTGGAGCCATTGCTGGCAGACGAGACCATCACCGAGATCATGGTCAACGGCCCCAAGAACATCTACATCGAACGCGAAGGCAAGATCTACCACACCAACGCGACCTTTGAGAGCGAAGAGCATGTCCTGCGCATCCTGGAACGGATTGTCGCGCCGCTTGGCCGTCGTATTGATGAAAGCCAGCCGTACGTTGACGCCCGTCTGATGGATGGCTCCCGCGTCAACGCCGTGATCCGTCCCATCTCGCTCATCGGCCCGACCATCACCATCCGAAAGTTTGCCAAGCAGCCGCTGACGGTTGATGACCTGATCCGCTTTGGGACGGTCACCCAGCAGATTATCGACTTCCTGCGTGCCTGTGTCATCGCTCGTCTGAACATCATCGTCAGCGGGGGTACTGGCTCCGGCAAGACCACCCTGCTCAATGTGCTCTCCGGCTTCATTCCCAACGACGAACGGATCATCACGATAGAGAATGCCGCTGAACTACAGTTGCGCCAGGACCACGTCGTCACGCTGGAAAGCCGCCCGCCCAATATCGAAGGCAAGGGCGAGATCACCATCCGGGACCTGGTGGTGAATAGCCTGCGTATGCGGCCTGACCGGATCATCGTCGGGGAGTGCCGTTCTGGCGAAGCCCTGGACATGCTGCAGGCCATGAACACCGGCCATGACGGTTCGCTGACTACCCTGCACTCCAATAGCCCGCGTGATACGCTGGCCCGTCTGGAGGTGATGTGCCTGATGGCTGGCATGGATTTGCCGGTGCGCGCTATCCGCGAGCAGATCGCCTCTGCGGTCAACCTGATCTGCCATGAGGAACGCGTGCGCGACGGTAGCCGCAAGATCGTCAAGATCACCGAAATCCAGGGGATGGAAGGCGACGTGATCGTGATGTCGGACATCTTTGAGTTTGAGCAGACCGGCATCGAAGCTGGCAAGATCATCGGTCGTATTCGCCCGACCGGTCTGCGCCCGAAGTTCATCGACCGCATCGAAGCCGTCGGGATTCACCTGCCGCCTTCGGTGTTTGGCGTCGGCCAGCGTTACTAG
- a CDS encoding type II secretion system F family protein codes for MEQLIGIGALILLGLFIVGGLIYYGMREDDSDPLQDRLAEIGDRTLPQSLEEIELSLPFQDRILRPVFRKLADLIVRFTPDRQINDARRQLELAGYPNNLDAASYLGLRLVATILFTALAVVVFVIAAPQPNQLLYVIGGALVGYFLPALWLKGQISRRQEMITRKLPDALDLLTICVEAGLGFDSAMAKVYEKWDDPLARAFGRVLQEIGLGKLRREALRDMANSMDVPDVTSFVAAIVQAEQLGVSMARILRVQSDQMRVKRRQRAQEKAQQAPVKMMFPLVLLIFPSIWIVLLGPSLIILLETNIPF; via the coding sequence ATGGAGCAGCTAATTGGCATCGGGGCGCTGATCCTGCTGGGCCTGTTCATCGTCGGCGGTCTGATCTACTACGGCATGCGCGAAGATGATTCCGATCCGTTGCAGGATCGGCTGGCTGAAATCGGCGATCGCACGTTGCCACAATCCCTGGAGGAAATTGAGCTTTCGCTGCCTTTTCAGGATCGCATCCTGCGGCCCGTATTCCGGAAACTTGCAGACCTCATCGTACGGTTCACGCCAGACCGCCAGATCAACGACGCGCGGCGCCAGCTAGAGCTTGCCGGTTACCCCAACAATCTGGATGCCGCTTCCTACCTGGGCCTGCGCCTGGTAGCGACCATTCTCTTTACGGCACTTGCGGTCGTGGTCTTTGTCATTGCCGCGCCACAGCCTAACCAGCTGCTGTATGTGATCGGTGGCGCACTGGTTGGGTACTTCCTGCCTGCGCTCTGGCTCAAAGGCCAGATCAGCCGCCGCCAGGAGATGATCACCAGAAAACTCCCGGACGCCCTGGACCTCCTGACCATCTGTGTGGAAGCCGGCCTGGGCTTTGACTCGGCAATGGCGAAGGTTTACGAAAAGTGGGATGACCCGCTGGCAAGAGCCTTCGGGCGCGTGCTGCAGGAAATTGGCCTGGGTAAGCTCCGGCGCGAAGCCCTGCGCGACATGGCTAACAGTATGGATGTCCCCGACGTGACCAGTTTTGTAGCCGCCATTGTCCAGGCTGAGCAACTGGGTGTGAGCATGGCCCGCATTCTGCGTGTGCAATCCGACCAGATGCGTGTCAAGCGCCGCCAGCGCGCTCAGGAAAAGGCGCAGCAGGCGCCGGTGAAGATGATGTTCCCGCTGGTTCTGTTGATCTTCCCTTCGATCTGGATCGTCCTGCTTGGGCCATCGCTGATTATCCTGCTGGAAACCAATATCCCGTTCTAG
- a CDS encoding ComF family protein, whose amino-acid sequence MQQPGAAQTHQGVSAFTNGWMLLKQHILLPALDLVFPPACVGCGRVGTQMCPECQATLTREPIIQQDPLPPLLAVGALGAFDGVVQAAVHALKYDHITALADLLGELLAELIRWDGWPQAIIVPVPLHPSRLQQRGFNQAALLGRAIACELNWPYDEHLLRRVRQTASQVGLGYHDRQVNVRDAFSVEHPDRVQGASFLLVDDVYTTGATLHECAVCLAEQGASAVRAVVVGRAGFAGG is encoded by the coding sequence GTGCAACAGCCTGGTGCAGCACAGACCCACCAGGGAGTATCCGCCTTCACCAACGGGTGGATGCTCCTCAAACAGCATATCCTCCTTCCGGCGCTCGACCTGGTCTTCCCGCCAGCGTGTGTGGGTTGCGGTCGGGTGGGAACCCAGATGTGCCCCGAATGCCAGGCAACCCTGACCCGCGAGCCGATTATCCAGCAGGACCCGCTGCCCCCTTTACTGGCGGTAGGCGCGCTGGGCGCTTTTGATGGAGTCGTTCAGGCGGCGGTCCACGCGCTGAAGTACGACCATATCACGGCTCTGGCAGATCTTCTGGGCGAGCTACTGGCGGAGCTTATTCGCTGGGACGGCTGGCCGCAGGCCATCATCGTGCCTGTCCCGCTTCACCCCAGCCGACTGCAACAGCGCGGCTTTAACCAGGCGGCGCTGTTGGGCCGGGCCATCGCCTGTGAACTGAACTGGCCTTACGACGAACACCTGCTCCGCCGCGTGCGGCAGACGGCCAGCCAGGTGGGCCTTGGCTACCATGACCGGCAGGTCAATGTCCGGGACGCTTTTTCAGTGGAACATCCCGATCGGGTTCAGGGAGCCAGCTTCCTGCTGGTAGATGATGTGTATACTACCGGCGCTACCCTGCATGAATGCGCAGTATGCCTGGCCGAACAGGGGGCAAGTGCTGTTCGCGCCGTCGTTGTTGGGCGAGCCGGCTTTGCCGGCGGCTGA
- a CDS encoding PhnD/SsuA/transferrin family substrate-binding protein: MKRRAPSLWAGMLVVAVVGLLSAACGGGTPTPTPLPTATATPRSTPLPEVPTAVPLASEERPLTVLMVPQGARREAVPAADSLEALIAELTGLRVEIQLADSYGQIVAQLCSATPVAGWLDGFALVAAEAAGCADPALQVVRSRRAGFQVEMLLSAEFAGDEVSADDLARLAGRRVCRATDEDAAWLAAEMILRAAGINPVSDLEAIVDVENYDTVVTSLYNGDCQGGVVPSGYLRSGAGEAVRALEGLADRVVSVSESPLIPYNVLVYPPTVPLHIRIPLSDVFLQIAADASRADALAGILQQDSLERVTAESFAAFRRFTQASGLDFVALGE; the protein is encoded by the coding sequence ATGAAACGCCGCGCACCATCTTTGTGGGCAGGAATGCTGGTCGTTGCAGTGGTGGGTCTGTTGAGCGCCGCCTGTGGGGGTGGCACACCTACGCCTACGCCCCTCCCAACAGCGACAGCAACGCCGCGATCCACGCCGCTGCCAGAAGTGCCTACAGCGGTGCCGCTTGCTTCTGAGGAACGACCGCTTACTGTGCTGATGGTACCGCAGGGAGCGCGTCGGGAGGCGGTTCCGGCGGCAGATTCCCTGGAAGCCCTGATTGCGGAACTGACCGGTCTGCGGGTGGAAATTCAGCTTGCAGATAGTTACGGCCAGATTGTAGCTCAGCTCTGCAGCGCGACACCTGTTGCTGGCTGGCTGGACGGCTTTGCGCTGGTGGCGGCGGAAGCGGCGGGATGCGCGGACCCGGCGCTGCAGGTGGTGCGCAGCCGGCGTGCCGGTTTTCAGGTGGAAATGTTGCTGTCGGCTGAATTCGCTGGGGATGAGGTCAGCGCTGACGATCTGGCGCGTCTGGCCGGGAGACGGGTTTGCCGGGCCACAGACGAAGATGCCGCCTGGCTGGCAGCGGAGATGATTCTCCGTGCTGCGGGTATCAATCCGGTGAGCGACCTGGAAGCCATTGTCGATGTCGAGAACTATGACACTGTCGTGACCAGTCTCTACAATGGTGACTGCCAGGGCGGGGTGGTGCCTTCCGGTTACCTGCGCAGCGGGGCAGGCGAAGCTGTACGGGCGCTAGAAGGCCTGGCGGATCGCGTGGTGTCGGTGAGCGAGTCTCCGCTCATCCCGTACAATGTTCTGGTTTATCCGCCCACTGTGCCGTTGCACATCCGTATCCCGCTAAGCGACGTCTTTCTGCAAATCGCGGCGGATGCCAGCCGGGCGGATGCCCTGGCCGGTATCCTGCAGCAGGATAGTCTGGAGCGCGTGACGGCGGAAAGTTTCGCCGCCTTCCGGCGATTTACCCAGGCGTCAGGTCTGGATTTTGTGGCCCTGGGAGAGTGA
- a CDS encoding secretion system protein, protein MFDNPLLIAAIAGGLAIVILIAAVFSIRAQRQAELDARMKRFTEGLEETAAAAEAKPAVEEPSQLTRAIDRLLTQREFGKNWRIALSKADLKITVAEYLAIHIISTIAFFAVATLLWGLVLGIVGGVVGFFAPRIYVARKQRSRLIRFEEQLPDTIGLWVNGLRSGYSVLQAMEAIAKESPEPTATEFRRVVQEVQLGISMEDALDHMLKRLDSEDLDLIVTAVNIQREVGGNLAEILDVIGHTIRERIKLKGEIRVLTSQGRYTGWFISGLPIVLSLFLMVINPNYMGGLFENRMCGWPLIGIGLGLIGMGTAAIQRIVDIQY, encoded by the coding sequence ATGTTTGACAATCCTTTGCTCATTGCGGCCATTGCCGGTGGACTGGCAATCGTCATCCTGATCGCAGCGGTTTTCAGCATCCGCGCCCAGCGCCAGGCTGAGCTTGACGCGCGCATGAAGCGCTTCACCGAAGGTCTGGAAGAAACTGCGGCTGCTGCGGAAGCTAAACCGGCCGTTGAAGAACCCAGCCAGCTCACCCGCGCCATCGACCGCCTGCTGACTCAGCGTGAGTTTGGCAAGAACTGGCGAATCGCCCTTTCCAAGGCGGATCTCAAGATCACGGTCGCCGAGTACCTGGCCATCCACATTATCTCCACCATCGCCTTCTTTGCTGTAGCGACCCTGTTGTGGGGGCTGGTGCTTGGGATTGTCGGCGGTGTGGTTGGCTTCTTCGCTCCGCGCATTTACGTTGCCCGCAAGCAACGCTCACGCCTGATCCGCTTTGAGGAACAACTGCCAGATACCATCGGCCTGTGGGTAAACGGTCTGCGTTCCGGCTACAGCGTCCTCCAGGCCATGGAAGCCATTGCCAAGGAATCGCCAGAGCCAACCGCGACCGAATTCCGGCGTGTGGTACAGGAAGTCCAGCTGGGCATCTCGATGGAGGATGCGCTGGATCACATGCTCAAGCGGTTGGACAGCGAAGACCTTGACCTGATTGTCACGGCGGTCAATATTCAGCGTGAAGTAGGTGGCAACCTGGCGGAAATCCTGGATGTCATCGGTCACACCATCCGCGAGCGCATCAAGCTCAAAGGCGAGATTCGCGTCCTGACGTCCCAGGGGCGCTATACGGGCTGGTTCATCAGCGGCCTGCCGATCGTACTGTCGCTCTTCCTGATGGTGATCAATCCGAATTACATGGGTGGTCTCTTTGAGAACCGGATGTGCGGTTGGCCGCTGATCGGCATTGGTCTCGGCCTGATCGGGATGGGCACCGCCGCCATCCAGCGCATTGTGGACATTCAGTACTGA
- the raiA gene encoding ribosome-associated translation inhibitor RaiA, giving the protein MEVQITARNVEISPRLREHVEKKVSKLDRYLPNIIDARVDLTAERQKKGGERAVAQLTVRDRRGTILRVEDKSQADLFAAVDVALDKMYRRIRTYKGKRRRRSGERFAELEPELAAAEPVPGETSADYDEDEKAVIVRHKVINVTPMTEEEAVEQMELLGHDFFVFLNQETDEINVAYLREDGNYGILQPRIP; this is encoded by the coding sequence ATGGAGGTCCAGATCACAGCGAGGAATGTGGAGATCAGCCCACGTCTGCGCGAGCACGTCGAGAAAAAAGTCAGCAAGTTGGATCGCTATTTGCCCAACATCATTGATGCGCGGGTTGATCTGACTGCCGAACGCCAGAAAAAAGGAGGGGAACGGGCCGTTGCCCAGCTTACCGTGCGCGACCGGCGTGGCACTATCCTGCGCGTAGAAGACAAGAGTCAGGCCGACCTGTTCGCGGCTGTTGACGTGGCGCTTGACAAGATGTACCGGCGCATCCGCACATACAAGGGCAAGCGCCGCCGCCGGAGCGGGGAACGCTTCGCAGAGCTTGAACCCGAACTGGCCGCCGCCGAGCCAGTGCCAGGCGAAACCAGCGCCGACTATGACGAGGACGAAAAAGCTGTGATCGTCCGCCACAAGGTGATCAACGTCACCCCGATGACGGAGGAGGAAGCGGTCGAACAGATGGAGTTGCTGGGCCACGATTTCTTTGTCTTCCTCAACCAGGAGACAGATGAGATCAATGTCGCCTACCTGCGGGAAGACGGTAACTATGGCATCCTGCAACCCCGGATCCCCTGA
- a CDS encoding glycosyltransferase family 2 protein: MTTLAAIILCHNELDHLQPCIETVRFADDVLVFVDANSPVADEVVRVAENAGARAIRRPFDDYARHRNAALEAVESNWVLFVDVDERVPPELAAEIRATIETGQADGYGIPRFNYIFGRLTRHTGWYPDYQTRLLRRGRARYDPARPVHEVVLLDGPRGTLQQPLIHYNYRDLAHFIAKQRRYAEIDAGILFEEGLRPRPHNFILQPLRQFRWRFFTLQGYRDGLHGLWLSLLMAWYEWLKYRKLAARWRQIR, encoded by the coding sequence ATGACCACCCTGGCGGCGATCATCCTCTGCCACAATGAGCTGGATCATCTCCAGCCGTGCATCGAAACGGTGCGCTTTGCCGATGACGTGCTGGTGTTCGTGGACGCCAACAGTCCCGTCGCTGACGAGGTTGTTCGGGTGGCTGAGAACGCCGGGGCGCGGGCGATCCGCCGCCCGTTTGACGACTATGCCCGTCACCGCAATGCAGCGCTGGAGGCAGTGGAGAGCAACTGGGTACTCTTTGTTGATGTTGATGAGCGTGTTCCCCCGGAACTGGCCGCCGAGATCAGGGCGACTATTGAGACTGGCCAGGCCGATGGTTATGGCATCCCACGATTCAACTATATCTTTGGACGCCTGACCCGGCATACAGGCTGGTATCCGGATTACCAGACGCGCCTGTTGCGCCGCGGTCGAGCACGCTACGACCCGGCCCGACCGGTGCATGAGGTTGTCCTGCTGGATGGCCCGCGCGGCACGTTACAGCAGCCGCTGATTCATTACAATTACCGCGATCTGGCGCATTTCATCGCCAAACAGCGCCGCTACGCGGAGATAGACGCCGGCATCCTGTTTGAGGAAGGCCTGCGGCCTCGCCCACATAACTTCATCCTGCAGCCTCTGCGGCAGTTTCGCTGGCGCTTCTTTACGCTCCAGGGCTATCGCGATGGCCTGCATGGCCTGTGGTTGAGCCTGTTGATGGCCTGGTATGAGTGGTTGAAGTACCGCAAACTGGCCGCCCGCTGGCGCCAGATACGCTGA
- a CDS encoding response regulator, translating into MTGSGPEAKIRVLIVDDNAETREQIKKLLMFEPDIEVVGTAGTGLEALELAQETQPNIILMDINMPDMDGISATEKIATAVPTAAVVMLSVQSESDYLRKAMLAGAQYFLTKPVSGDELYSTLRSVYQRKKTMIATLPVMPAVGGERVATAGKGLRVGDKRLGYIVVVYSPKGGAGCTMIATNLAAGLMREDTKVLIVDAKAHFGDVGVFLNLKSPTTIADLCDSVEDMDMELVEHVLVTHDSGLRVLLAPEPDPGALAHPPQGEAVRQVIAKIADSYDFIIVDTGSAVDEINAELFDLAARILLVCPPTLTGVRSVRAILRLFDELNFPPEKLLLVVNQVQRDRGRSSRVTIDTELIEKNLKMKALAEIPQEERIVLHAINRGVPVIAISKERDRSPIKELLELAEAVRLNLLGKNEVEQDTVQAKQSSGFSLFRRH; encoded by the coding sequence ATGACTGGCAGTGGCCCTGAAGCGAAAATCCGCGTGCTCATCGTGGACGATAACGCTGAGACCCGCGAGCAAATCAAGAAGCTGTTGATGTTCGAGCCGGACATCGAGGTGGTTGGCACCGCCGGCACAGGGCTTGAGGCGCTGGAACTGGCCCAGGAAACTCAGCCCAACATCATCCTGATGGACATCAACATGCCCGATATGGACGGTATCTCAGCCACAGAGAAGATCGCCACAGCGGTGCCTACCGCCGCTGTGGTGATGCTCTCCGTCCAAAGCGAGTCGGACTACCTTCGTAAGGCCATGCTGGCCGGAGCCCAGTACTTCCTGACCAAGCCCGTTTCGGGAGATGAGCTTTACAGCACACTGCGCAGTGTCTACCAGCGCAAGAAGACGATGATTGCCACGCTGCCGGTCATGCCCGCCGTAGGGGGTGAACGCGTCGCTACGGCGGGCAAGGGCCTGCGGGTTGGCGATAAGCGTCTTGGCTATATCGTGGTCGTCTACAGCCCCAAAGGCGGCGCCGGTTGCACGATGATCGCCACCAATCTGGCGGCAGGGTTGATGCGGGAAGACACCAAGGTTCTGATCGTGGACGCCAAAGCACATTTTGGCGATGTCGGCGTCTTCCTGAATCTGAAATCCCCCACGACTATCGCTGATCTGTGCGACAGCGTGGAGGATATGGATATGGAACTGGTCGAGCATGTGCTGGTCACCCATGACAGCGGTCTGCGCGTACTGCTTGCTCCGGAACCTGACCCGGGTGCGCTGGCGCATCCCCCCCAGGGAGAAGCCGTCAGGCAGGTCATCGCCAAGATCGCTGATTCCTACGACTTTATCATTGTCGACACCGGTTCCGCAGTCGACGAGATCAATGCCGAACTGTTTGACCTGGCGGCTCGCATCCTGCTCGTCTGCCCCCCTACCCTGACCGGTGTTCGCAGCGTACGCGCTATCCTGCGCCTGTTTGATGAACTCAACTTCCCGCCGGAAAAACTGCTGCTGGTAGTCAACCAGGTGCAGCGGGATCGTGGGCGTAGCAGCCGCGTTACCATCGACACTGAACTGATCGAGAAAAACCTGAAGATGAAAGCCCTGGCGGAAATCCCCCAGGAGGAACGGATTGTCTTGCACGCCATCAACCGCGGCGTCCCGGTGATTGCTATCAGCAAGGAGCGCGATCGCTCGCCAATCAAGGAGTTGCTGGAACTGGCCGAAGCGGTGCGCCTGAATCTGCTTGGCAAGAACGAAGTCGAACAGGATACAGTGCAAGCTAAGCAGTCAAGCGGCTTCAGCCTCTTTCGCCGTCATTAA